A section of the Phaseolus vulgaris cultivar G19833 chromosome 8, P. vulgaris v2.0, whole genome shotgun sequence genome encodes:
- the LOC137824421 gene encoding uncharacterized protein isoform X1, translating to MGGVTSSMAAKFAFFPPNPPSYKVVTDNLTGLLLLTPFRHRENVEILKLPTRRGTEIVALYIRHSMATSTLLYSHGNAADLGQMYELFIQLSIHLRVNLMGYDYSGYGQSSGKPSEQNTYSDIEAAYKCLEESYGAKQEDIILYGQSVGSGPTLDLAARLPQLRAVVLHSPILSGLRVMYPVKRTYWFDIYKNIDKIPHVNCPVLIIHGTSDEIVDCSHGKQLWELCNEKYEPLWLKGGNHCDLELFPEYIRHLKKFITTVEKSPSQRYSFRRSTDQFEQPRKSTDFYEVSRKSTDRREKPRKSIDRPEKLKNLSNNADMLEKLRMTFDNKERSRRSVDEKSRKNIDHQLEKARKSVDGLDRIRNG from the exons ATGGGAGGGGTAACATCATCCATGGCGGCAAAGTTCGCGTTTTTCCCGCCGAACCCTCCGTCGTACAAGGTCGTGACGGACAACCTTACGGGGCTGCTTCTCCTGACGCCGTTCCGTCACCGCGAGAACGTGGAAATCCTGAAGCTTCCGACGAGGCGCGGCACGGAGATAGTTGCTCTCTACATTCGCCACTCCATGGCCACCTCCACCCTCCTCTACTCTCACGGCAACGCCGCCGATCTCGGCCAGATGTACGAGCTCTTCatccagctcagcatccacttGCGCGTTAACCTCATGGG GTATGACTATTCTGGGTACGGCCAGTCGTCTGGGAAG CCAAGTGAGCAGAATACATATTCAGATATTGAGGCTGCATACAAGTGTCTAGAAGAAAGTTATGGTGCCAAGCAGGAAGATATAATCCTGTATGGACAATCTGTTGGCAGTGGCCCAACTTTGGATCTTGCAGCTAGGTTGCCTCAATTAAGAGCCGTTGTTCTGCACAGTCCCATACTTTCTGGCTTAAGGGTCATGTATCCAGTAAAGCGTACATACTGGTTTGACATATATAAG AATATCGACAAAATTCCTCACGTTAATTGTCCAGTTCTCATAATTCAT GGTACTTCAGATGAAATTGTAGATTGCTCCCATGGCAAGCAACTCTGGGAACTGTGTAATGAGAAGTACGAACCACTGTGGCTCAAAGGAGGTAACCACTGTGATTTGGAGCTCTTTCCTGAGTATATTAGGCATCTGAAGAAGTTTATAACAACAGTTGAGAAGTCTCCTTCGCAACGATACAGTTTCCGGCGGAGCACAGACCAGTTTGAGCAGCCTCGAAAGAGTACGGATTTTTACGAAGTAAGTAGAAAGAGCACTGATCGTAGAGAAAAGCCAAGGAAGAGCATAGACAGGCCAGAAAAGCTGAAAAACCTGTCTAATAATGCTGATATGTTAGAGAAATTGAGAATGACTTTTGATAATAAGGAAAGATCTCGGAGAAGTGTGGATGAGAAGTCTCGGAAAAACATTGACCATCAATTAGAGAAAGCAAGGAAGAGTGTTGATGGGCTTGACAGAATAAGGAATGgataa
- the LOC137824421 gene encoding uncharacterized protein isoform X2, with the protein MGGVTSSMAAKFAFFPPNPPSYKVVTDNLTGLLLLTPFRHRENVEILKLPTRRGTEIVALYIRHSMATSTLLYSHGNAADLGQMYELFIQLSIHLRVNLMGYDYSGYGQSSGKPSEQNTYSDIEAAYKCLEESYGAKQEDIILYGQSVGSGPTLDLAARLPQLRAVVLHSPILSGLRVMYPVKRTYWFDIYKNIDKIPHVNCPVLIIHMKL; encoded by the exons ATGGGAGGGGTAACATCATCCATGGCGGCAAAGTTCGCGTTTTTCCCGCCGAACCCTCCGTCGTACAAGGTCGTGACGGACAACCTTACGGGGCTGCTTCTCCTGACGCCGTTCCGTCACCGCGAGAACGTGGAAATCCTGAAGCTTCCGACGAGGCGCGGCACGGAGATAGTTGCTCTCTACATTCGCCACTCCATGGCCACCTCCACCCTCCTCTACTCTCACGGCAACGCCGCCGATCTCGGCCAGATGTACGAGCTCTTCatccagctcagcatccacttGCGCGTTAACCTCATGGG GTATGACTATTCTGGGTACGGCCAGTCGTCTGGGAAG CCAAGTGAGCAGAATACATATTCAGATATTGAGGCTGCATACAAGTGTCTAGAAGAAAGTTATGGTGCCAAGCAGGAAGATATAATCCTGTATGGACAATCTGTTGGCAGTGGCCCAACTTTGGATCTTGCAGCTAGGTTGCCTCAATTAAGAGCCGTTGTTCTGCACAGTCCCATACTTTCTGGCTTAAGGGTCATGTATCCAGTAAAGCGTACATACTGGTTTGACATATATAAG AATATCGACAAAATTCCTCACGTTAATTGTCCAGTTCTCATAATTCAT ATGAAATTGTAG